Proteins co-encoded in one Dreissena polymorpha isolate Duluth1 chromosome 12, UMN_Dpol_1.0, whole genome shotgun sequence genomic window:
- the LOC127852794 gene encoding uncharacterized protein LOC127852794 isoform X2, translating into MSHYNLRSRLSATLPPQLTPPTSPPDESTVPEQPLHPSTTISKQDTPKSSSESKPYLQTPEDFVASEKRRKKQLRSDFHKQLNSIKTIRRVTIHDSPFQSHPLQSDASDTEETQETTLQPLTQDPPKESLLEPLSNFRYDPVPPPYGNFQCLPDERLQDPISSVISQRPNFFLNTPSPSVNSANFPSQSANSDNINLRRQTPSAPGHPPTDGERPARNSHTAQTSDPRGAHDNTSFI; encoded by the coding sequence ATGTCTCACTACAATTTACGTTCTCGCCTATCAGCCACTCTACCGCCACAGTTGACGCCGCCAACATCCCCACCTGACGAGTCGACAGTTCCGGAGCAACCACTTCACCCATCAACTACCATATCAAAACAAGACACTCCAAAATCATCAAGTGAGTCAAAACCTTATTTACAAACTCCCGAAGATTTTGTTGCAAGTGAAAAACGTCGTAAAAAACAATTACGTtcagattttcataaacaattaaattctatCAAAACAATCAGAAGAGTAACAATACATGACAGCCCATTTCAAAGTCACCCATTACAATCCGATGCATCAGACACCGAAGAAACCCAAGAAACAACACTCCAGCCATTAACGCAGGACCCACCGAAGGAATCGCTGCTCGAGCCATTATCCAATTTCCGGTACGACCCAGTACCACCGCCATATGGTAATTTTCAGTGCCTTCCCGACGAACGACTACAGGATCCAATTTCCAGTGTTATTTCGCAGAGAcctaactttttcttaaataccCCATCACCTAGTGTTAATAGTGCTAATTTTCCATCGCAAAGTGCTAATAGTGACAATATTAACTTACGTAGGCAGACGCCTTCCGCACCTGGCCACCCTCCAACAGACGGGGAACGACCGGCGAGAAACTCCCATACCGCACAGACTTCAGACCCAAGAG
- the LOC127852794 gene encoding uncharacterized protein LOC127852794 isoform X1 — MFKPNIIKLACFTGRDYDSLPAFLAKFQKFCSMNNIDRGEYANVLPFYLSDNAENFYNNLTEDIKSNYQELTKALAKRFQTKELDYHLIAIKQRENESCDDYISRALKISTDVQGLEEKVLVSLLVNGLRDSIKKDVILRQPESLSELAKYCKLCDMTTSFSVNAIDTKFQTLLEEIKTLKADIKIKEINALQSTPIPNIPVENSYAQQHMFPNQMPSVPYSRYQQFQPRQNQNYRMSVPLDYQRPRIVDRSVSNPRLQVHRQNAQNQICPKCGYDSCRGGRNCFAFNKRCNNCQQFNHFQSMCFRTKK; from the coding sequence ATGtttaagccaaacataattaagttAGCATGCTTTACAGGCAGAGACTATGATAGTTTACCAGCGTTTCTGgcaaaatttcagaaattttgTAGCATGAATAACATTGATAGGGGTGAGTACGCTAATGTTCTTCCATTTTACCTGTCCGACAATGCAgagaatttttacaataatctaACCGAAGATATTAAATCTAATTATCAAGAACTCACCAAAGCACTTGCTAAACGATTTCAGACTAAAGAATTAGATTATCATCTAATTGCtattaaacaaagagaaaatgaatCATGTGATGATTATATCTCGAGAGCATTAAAAATTTCTACTGATGTACAAGGCTTAGAAGAAAAAGTTCTCGTAAGCTTGCTTGTCAATGGATTAAGAGACAGTATTAAgaaagatgttattttaagacAGCCAGAATCTCTGTCAGAACTGGCCAAATACTGTAAACTCTGTGACATGACCACGTCATTTTCAGTCAATGCTATTGacacaaaatttcaaacgttattggaagagattaaaaccttaaaagcggacatcaaaattaaggaaattaatgCTTTACAGTCAACCCCAATACCAAATATACCGGTAGAAAATTCTTACGCTCAACAGCATATGTTTCCAAATCAAATGCCATCTGTTCCTTACAGCCGTTATCAACAATTTCAACCACGACAAAACCAAAATTATAGGATGTCAGTACCGTTAGACTATCAAAGACCGCGAATAGTCGATAGATCCGTATCTAACCCACGTTTACAAGTACACAGACAAAATGCACAAAACCAAATTTGCCCCAAATGCGGATACGATTCTTGTAGGGGGGGTAGaaactgttttgcattcaatAAACGATGCAACAATTGCCAACAATTCAATCACTTCCAATCAATGTGTTTTCGAACTAAAAAATGA